One segment of Kogia breviceps isolate mKogBre1 chromosome 14, mKogBre1 haplotype 1, whole genome shotgun sequence DNA contains the following:
- the DOC2A gene encoding double C2-like domain-containing protein alpha isoform X2, translating to MRGRRGDRMTINIQEHMAINVCPGPIRPIRQISDYFPRRGPGPEGGGGGFGEAPDHLGPLALAPPAALFGATTPEDGAEVDSYDSDDTTALGTLEFDLLYDQASCTLHCSILRAKGLKPMDFNGLADPYVKLHLLPGACKANKLKTKTQRNTLNPVWNEDLTYSGITDDDITHKVLRISVCDEDKLSHNEFIGEIRVPLRRLKPSQKKHFNICLERQVPLASPSSMSVALRGISCYLKELEQVGQGPGLLEERGRILLSLSYSSRRRGLLVGIVRCAHLAAMDVNGYSDPYVKTYLRPDVDKKSKHKTCVKKKTLNPEFNEEFFYEMELSTLASKTLEVTVWDYDIGKSNDFIGGVALGPGARREARKHWSDCLQQPDAALERWHTLTSQLPPAAGALPSA from the exons ATGAGGGGCCGCAGGGGCGACCGCATGACCATCAACATCCAGGAGCACATGGCCATCAACGTGTGCCCGGGGCCCATCAGGCCCATCCGCCAGATCTCTGACTACTTCCCCCGCCGGGGACCGGGACCTGAAGGGGGTGGTGGGGGCTTCGGAGAGGCCCCTGATCATCTGGgccccctggccctggccccccCTGCAGCCCTCTTTGGGGCCACCACACCCGAGGATGGAGCCGAGGTGGACAGCTATGACTCGGATGATACCA cCGCCCTGGGCACGCTGGAGTTTGACCTTCTCTACGACCAGGCTTCCTGCACTCTGCACTGTAGTATCCTCAGGGCCAAG ggcctCAAGCCCATGGATTTCAATGGCCTGGCTGACCCCTACGTCAAGCTGCACCTGCTGCCTGGAGCCTGCAAG GCCAATAAGCTAAAAACGAAGACTCAGAGGAACACGCTGAATCCCGTGTGGAATGAGGACCTGACATACAGCGGAATCACAGATGATGACATCACCCACAAGGTGCTCAG GATCTCCGTCTGTGACGAAGACAAGCTGAGCCACAACGAGTTCATCGGGGAGATCCGTGTACCCCTCCGCCGCCTCAAGCCTTCACAGAAGAAGCATTTTAACATCTGTCTTGAGCGCCAGGTCCCG CTGGCTTCACCCTCTTCCATGTCTGTGGCGCTGAGGGGCATCTCCTGTTACCTGAAGGAG CTGGAGCAGGTGGGGCAGGGGCCCGGGCTGCTGGAAGAGCGCGGGCGCATCCTGCTGAGCCTCAGCTATAGTTCTCGGCGCCGCGGGCTGCTCGTGGGCATCGTGCGCTGCGCCCACCTGGCTGCCATGGACGTCAACGGCTACTCCGACCCCTACGTCAAGAC GTACCTGAGGCCGGACGTGGATAAGAAATCCAAGCACAAAACATGTGTGAAGAAGAAGACTCTAAACCCGGAATTTAATGAG GAGTTCTTCTACGAGATGGAGCTCTCCACTCTGGCCAGCAAGACTCTGGAAGTCACAGTCTGGGACTATGACATTGGCAAATCCAACGACTTCATCG GTGGCGTGGCCCTGGGGCCGGGCGCCCGGAGGGAGGCCCGGAAGCACTGGAGCGACTGCCTGCAGCAGCCGGACGCAGCCCTGGAGCGCTGGCACACCTTGACCAGCCAGCTGCCCCCGGCAGCCGgtgccctgccctcagcctgA
- the TLCD3B gene encoding ceramide synthase — MLTPMVAGGVVFPGLFLLSKNTLQRLPQLRWGEADAVIVSARLVSSVQAVMASTAGYIVSTSCKHIIDDQHWLSSAYTQFAVPYFIYDIYAMFLCHWHKHQVKGHGGDEGGPRAPGSTWAVARGYLHKEFLMVLHHAVMVLVCFPLSVVWRQGKGDFFLGCLLMAEVSTPFVCLGKILIQYKQQHTLLHKVNGALMLLSFLCCRVLLFPYLYWAYGRHAGLPLLAVPLAIPAHVNLGAALLLAPQLYWFFLICRGACRLFRPRGSRPPSPCQTQD; from the exons ATGCTGACCCCAATGGTGGCTGGAGGGGTGGTGTTCCCCGGACTCTTCCTGCTCTCCAAGAACACGCTCCAGCGGCTGCCCCAGCTGCGCTGGGGGGAGGCCGACGCGGTCATTGTCTCAGCCAG GCTAGTGTCCTCTGTCCAAGCCGTCATGGCCTCCACAGCTGGCTACATCGTCTCCACCTCCTGCAAGCACATCATAGATGACCA ACACTGGCTTTCCTCTGCCTACACGCAATTTGCAGTGCCCTACTTCATCTATGACATCTACGCCATGTTCCTCTGTCACTGGCACAAGCACCAGGTCAAGGGGCACGGAGGGGACGAAGGGGGGCCCAGAGCCCCGGGCAGCACCTGGGCCGTGGCGCGCGGCTACCTGCACAAGGAGTTCCTCATGGTGCTCCACCACGCCGTCATGGTGCTCGTGTGCTTCCCACTGTCGGTG gTGTGGCGTCAAGGCAAGGGAGATTTCTTTCTCGGCTGCTTGCTGATGGCAGAGGTCAGCACCCCCTTCGTCTGCCTTGGCAAGATCCTCATCCAG TACAAGCAGCAGCACACGCTGCTGCACAAGGTGAATGGGGCCCTGATGCTGCTCAGCTTCCTCTGCTGCCGGGTGCTGCTCTTCCCCTACCTGTACTGGGCCTACGGGCGGCACGCGGGCCTGCCCCTGCTCGCCGTGCCGCTCGCCATCCCGGCCCACGTCAACCTGGGCGCCGCGCTGCTCCTAGCCCCGCAGCTCTACTGGTTCTTCCTCATCTGCCGCGGAGCCTGCCGCCTCTTCCGGCCCCGGGGCTCCCGGCCGCCCTCCCCCTGTCAGACCCAGGACTGA
- the C14H16orf92 gene encoding fertilization-influencing membrane protein, giving the protein MRPWQWVQVWMWLAGLGTVESAPSLESAKAMARVAESPLFLDRPDFFDYPDSDQARLLALAQFIGERPVTFVNSGSNSRLFYLILVGALVVAFFFLLFQFCTHMSCEKGA; this is encoded by the exons ATGAGGCCGTGGCAGTGGGTGCAGGTGTGGATGTGGCTGGCTGGGCTGGGGACCGTAGAATCAG CACCCAGCCTGGAGAGTGCCAAGGCCATGGCCCGGGTAGCAGAGTCTCCACTCTTCCTAGACAGACCTGACTTCTTTGATTATCCAGACTCGGACCAAGCCAGGCTCCTGGCCCTGGCCCAGTTCATTGGAGAGAGACCTGTCACCTTTGTTAACTCAG GTTCCAACTCCAGGCTCTTCTATCTCATCCTGGTGGGCGCTCTGGTGGTGGCCTTCTTCTTCCTGCTTTTCCAGTTCTGCACACACAT GAGCTGTGAGAAAGGGGCCTAA
- the DOC2A gene encoding double C2-like domain-containing protein alpha isoform X1 has protein sequence MRGRRGDRMTINIQEHMAINVCPGPIRPIRQISDYFPRRGPGPEGGGGGFGEAPDHLGPLALAPPAALFGATTPEDGAEVDSYDSDDTTALGTLEFDLLYDQASCTLHCSILRAKGLKPMDFNGLADPYVKLHLLPGACKANKLKTKTQRNTLNPVWNEDLTYSGITDDDITHKVLRISVCDEDKLSHNEFIGEIRVPLRRLKPSQKKHFNICLERQVPVCAGLRGTTGRGPWGDQVSGTFSLPPQLASPSSMSVALRGISCYLKELEQVGQGPGLLEERGRILLSLSYSSRRRGLLVGIVRCAHLAAMDVNGYSDPYVKTYLRPDVDKKSKHKTCVKKKTLNPEFNEEFFYEMELSTLASKTLEVTVWDYDIGKSNDFIGGVALGPGARREARKHWSDCLQQPDAALERWHTLTSQLPPAAGALPSA, from the exons ATGAGGGGCCGCAGGGGCGACCGCATGACCATCAACATCCAGGAGCACATGGCCATCAACGTGTGCCCGGGGCCCATCAGGCCCATCCGCCAGATCTCTGACTACTTCCCCCGCCGGGGACCGGGACCTGAAGGGGGTGGTGGGGGCTTCGGAGAGGCCCCTGATCATCTGGgccccctggccctggccccccCTGCAGCCCTCTTTGGGGCCACCACACCCGAGGATGGAGCCGAGGTGGACAGCTATGACTCGGATGATACCA cCGCCCTGGGCACGCTGGAGTTTGACCTTCTCTACGACCAGGCTTCCTGCACTCTGCACTGTAGTATCCTCAGGGCCAAG ggcctCAAGCCCATGGATTTCAATGGCCTGGCTGACCCCTACGTCAAGCTGCACCTGCTGCCTGGAGCCTGCAAG GCCAATAAGCTAAAAACGAAGACTCAGAGGAACACGCTGAATCCCGTGTGGAATGAGGACCTGACATACAGCGGAATCACAGATGATGACATCACCCACAAGGTGCTCAG GATCTCCGTCTGTGACGAAGACAAGCTGAGCCACAACGAGTTCATCGGGGAGATCCGTGTACCCCTCCGCCGCCTCAAGCCTTCACAGAAGAAGCATTTTAACATCTGTCTTGAGCGCCAGGTCCCGGTCTGTGCCGGGCTGCGGGGTACTACGGGAAGGGGACCCTGGGGAGATCAGGTTTCCGGAACTTTCTCTTTGCCCCCTCAGCTGGCTTCACCCTCTTCCATGTCTGTGGCGCTGAGGGGCATCTCCTGTTACCTGAAGGAG CTGGAGCAGGTGGGGCAGGGGCCCGGGCTGCTGGAAGAGCGCGGGCGCATCCTGCTGAGCCTCAGCTATAGTTCTCGGCGCCGCGGGCTGCTCGTGGGCATCGTGCGCTGCGCCCACCTGGCTGCCATGGACGTCAACGGCTACTCCGACCCCTACGTCAAGAC GTACCTGAGGCCGGACGTGGATAAGAAATCCAAGCACAAAACATGTGTGAAGAAGAAGACTCTAAACCCGGAATTTAATGAG GAGTTCTTCTACGAGATGGAGCTCTCCACTCTGGCCAGCAAGACTCTGGAAGTCACAGTCTGGGACTATGACATTGGCAAATCCAACGACTTCATCG GTGGCGTGGCCCTGGGGCCGGGCGCCCGGAGGGAGGCCCGGAAGCACTGGAGCGACTGCCTGCAGCAGCCGGACGCAGCCCTGGAGCGCTGGCACACCTTGACCAGCCAGCTGCCCCCGGCAGCCGgtgccctgccctcagcctgA